A genome region from Camelina sativa cultivar DH55 chromosome 10, Cs, whole genome shotgun sequence includes the following:
- the LOC104718845 gene encoding uncharacterized protein LOC104718845 isoform X2, with protein MRNQKIMVAGAFDLERVLKTIKKKTGQNAEILVMTKKSEAVQTDDDESDKVQTDDEHELALEKNKPSSLVPKQQENLENEKNDDKPETSVMEVEFKIPFLNDKYEVYIEKVISKFEGVETCVVDVENQKVVVTGSFDQEKMFKKLKKKMDKKKDEESKIAAE; from the exons ATGCGTAACCAAAAGATTATGGTTGCTGGTGCTTTTGATTTGGAGAGGGTGTTGAAGACTATCAAGAAAAAAACTGGTCAAAATGCAGAAATTTTGGTGATGACTAAGAAATCCGAGGCAGTTCAGACGGACGATGATGAATCTGATAAAGTCCAGACAGATGATGAACATGAACTAGCTCTAGAGAAGAATAAACCATCTTCTTTAGttccaaaacaacaagaaaatcttgaaAACGAGAAAAATGATGATAAACCTGAGACAAG TGTAATGGAAGTCGAGTTCAAGATACCATTCCTAAATGACAAATATGAGGTATACATCGAAAAGGTTATTTCCAAATTCGAAG GGGTTGAAACATGTGTGGTCGATGTTGAAAATCAAAAGGTTGTGGTTACTGGTAGTTTTGATCAGgagaaaatgttcaaaaaactcaagaaaaagATGGATAAAAAGAAGGATGAAGAATCCAAAATCGCAGCagagtaa
- the LOC104718839 gene encoding probable splicing factor 3A subunit 1, translating into MSQNDLDLETMIDIAAVFIFENGVEYEEELLETFPSYSFVDSSDPNHGLYQKRLMEYRNGTHDEAVITTGEIVEPPPGNIKTLIERTADYVSKEGDKAEKMIRDYNFNTERYQFMKRSNPLHAFYQKKLAEYRSQKDDDDGDEVVVVVDDEAAAAAQQPLPKPQFIILPNCLQLRLPPEMSLREFDTMKLTAHFAAWYGSEFWLGLAERNRPELGFMNSTDRSFRQFTELVVAYTKVLTPLPTDVGQELSDSPAFLKAIIDAFLKRIQWDPAQHYKWLERGEQAMLDWHASVANDFANKDQFPPLPKQPPPPPLLEEPNPKRQRLDESAPLVPEDQFLAQHPGSSTIKVSVPNADGGQVVIEITVQSLSESVASLKEKIAGEIQIPASTHKLTSGKARVLEDNDKSLAHYNVGPGDTLTLSL; encoded by the exons atgtcgcAGAACGATCTAGATCTGGAAACGATGATCGACATAGCGGCGGTGTTCATCTTCGAAAACGGAGTTGAGTATGAGGAGGAGCTATTGGAAACGTTTCCAAGTTACAGCTTTGTGGATAGCTCAGATCCTAATCACGGACTCTACCAGAAGAGGCTTATGGAATACAGGAACGGGACTCACGATGAAGCTGTCATCACTACTGGCGAAATCGTTGAGCCACCTCCAGGTAatatcaaaaccctaatcgagAGAACTGCGGATTACGTTTCCAAAGAAGGTGACAAGGCTGAGAAGATGATCAGGGACTATAATTTCAACACTGAAAGATACCAGTTTATGAAAAGATCAAATCCTCTTCACGCGTTTTACCAGAAGAAGCTTGCTGAGTACCGTTCTCaaaaggatgatgatgatggtgatgaagttgttgttgttgttgatgatgaggcTGCAGCAGCAGCACAACAACCCTTACCCAAGCCTCAGTTCATTATTCTGCCTAATTGTTTACAGTTGCGTCTTCCTCCAGAGATGAGTCTCAGGGAGTTTGATACGATGAAGCTCACAGCTCACTTTGCGGCTTGGTATGGGAGTGAGTTTTGGTTGGGTTTGGCTGAGAGAAATCGTCCTGAGCTTGGGTTTATGAACTCTACTGATAGAAGCTTTCGTCAGTTTACTGAGCTTGTTGTTGCGTATACCAAAGTGTTAACTCCCCTGCCTACTGATGTGGGACAAGAGCTGAGTGATAGTCCCGCTTTTCTGAAAGCCATTATTGATGCTTTTCTCAAACGTATTCAGTGGGATCCTGCCCAGCATTATAAATGGCTTGAAAGAGGAGAGCAGGCTATGTTGGATTGGCATGCTTCTGTGGCCAATGATTTTGCTAACAAGGACCAGTTTCCACCGCTACCAAAgcagcctcctcctcctccactacTTGAGGAACCTAATCCAAAGAGGCAAAGGCTTGACGAGTCAGCGCCCCTTGTTCCAGAAGACCAGTTTCTTGCTCAACATCCG GGTTCGTCTACAATCAAGGTTTCGGTTCCCAATGCTGATGGTGGGCAAGTCGTCATTGAGATCACAGTGCAGTCGTTATCGGAAAGCGTGGCAAGTTTAAAGGAGAAAATAGCTGGGGAGATCCAAATTCCAGCAAGCACACACAAGTTAACTAGTGGAAAAGCCAGGGTTTTAGAGGACAACGACAAGTCTCTTGCACATTACAATGTTGGACCTGGAGATACCCTAACTCTTTCTTTATGA
- the LOC104718841 gene encoding uncharacterized protein LOC104718841, giving the protein MAILVNLFQFIIKPFGRFCAYKKKKGEVVTFSSIVSSLLKASSQISPVIRMKMIYECAHCRQMIPFGKNDFELELNCRNCKLKTCGKCLRRSHYPASCHEYEKWLLFRSTRPFQGTTILYNLLRDYNTNHWDYHNMLFRLLDEVQTAHEQFSPEFYQRFHKRLILPFDQMREVVDFNRWFLLHAAFNPVVESSLANEHNLLSTRMTAFITSVPPTDLAPDEWTARLQQVDMISIDLGVSVSKLIFGIPKAHNMADVQESRKAVHYWTSKMVS; this is encoded by the exons ATGGCGATTCTTGTAAATTTGTTCCAA ttcaTCATCAAACCATTTGGGCGATTCTgtgcttacaaaaaaaaaaaaggagaggtAGTTACGTTTTCGTCGATCGTCTCGTCGCTGCTGAAAGCTTCATCCCAAATATCTCCGGTGATAAG aatgaagatgaTCTATGAATGCGCACACTGTCGTCAGATGATCCCCTTTGGAAAAAATGACTTTGAGTTGGAGTTAAACTGTCGAAATTGCAAATTGAAAACCTGTGGAAAG TGCCTCAGACGTTCTCATTACCCGGCATCGTGTCATGAGTATGAGAAGTGGTTATTATTCCGGTCTACACGACCTTTCCAAGGAACCACTATTCTATACAATCTTCTTCGTGATTATAATACTAATCACTGGGATTATCATAATATG CTATTTCGTTTGTTGGACGAGGTTCAAACTGCTCATGAACAGTTTTCTCCAGAGTTTTATCAGCGTTTCCACAAGCGCCTCATTCTTCCTTTTGATCag ATGCGGGAAGTTGTTGATTTCAACCGTTGGTTCCTTCTCCATGCTGCCTTCAACCCCGTCGTAGAGTCTTCTCTAGCAAATGAGCATAATCTTCTCTCAACGCGAATGACTGCTTTCATAACCAGTGTTCCTCCAACCGATTTGGCGCCAGATGAGTGGACTGCAAGACTACAACAAGTCGACATGATTAGTATCGATCTTGGTGTGTCGGTTTCCAAACTGATCTTTGGAATTCCAAAGGCACATAATATGGCGGATGTGCAAGAATCACGCAAGGCCGTACATTACTGGACATCAAAGATGGTATCGTGA
- the LOC104718843 gene encoding uncharacterized protein LOC104718843 yields the protein MNSIQLSCSSLPHDIILKIGSSLQVIDLCALSSCSKFWRELCGSDVLWEPLFRKRWPLLCTFDSDSTQFPQPQNAGTTNEENSQEWRRFYVVQHKEMASRASAVITYVTKWPVTLSLEGGQYLHAVETMSSMRLGFQDVELFIFKPNLSVLLNLIGLIYCIQHLKPPREQIVDALRRYGISEQLVWVKWLTLGRWSGGRRMRDEIVSRQVSLVNVVTGKEETVLKVLQRGVVHEVLRVCISTMDLACTPCTSSTIRNY from the exons aTGAATTCGATTCAATTATCTTGTAGCTCTCTTCCTCATGATATAATCCTGAAGATTGGCTCTTCTCTTcag GTGATTGATCTTTGTGCACTCAGTAGCTGTTCTAAGTTTTGGAGAGAGCTGTGTGGTTCTGATGTCTTATGGGAACCTCTGTTTCGAAAAAGATGGCCTTTGTTGTGCACATTTGATTCAGACAGTACTCAGTTTCCTCAACCCCAAAACGCTGGAACAACCAATGAGGAAAATTCCCAG GAATGGAGAAGATTTTACGTGGTGCAGCATAAGGAAATGGCATCAAGAGCTTCGGCGGTGATTACATATGTGACTAAATGGCCTGTTACGTTGTCTCTAGAGGGCGGCCAATATCTGCACGCGGTTGAAACAATGAGCTCGATGAGGTTAGGATTTCAAGATGTGGAGTTATTTATCTTCAAACCAAACTTGAGTGTGCTGCTAAACCTCATTGGACTCATCTACTGCATACAACACCTGAAACCGCCT CGGGAGCAAATCGTGGATGCGCTAAGGAGATATGGAATCTCAGAGCAGCTAGTTTGGGTGAAATGGTTGACGTTAGGTCGATGGTCAGGTGGGAGACGAATGAGAGACGAAATCGTATCACGTCAGGTCTCACTAGTCAATGTTGTAACAGGGAAAGAAGAAACCGTTCTAAAAGTGCTTCAGCGAGGAGTTGTTCACGAAGTTCTTCGTGTTTGTATCTCAACCATGGATCTTGCTTGCACCCCTTGCACAAGTAGCACCATCAGAAACTACTAA
- the LOC104718847 gene encoding 1-deoxy-D-xylulose-5-phosphate synthase, chloroplastic codes for MASSAFAFPSYIITKGASTDSCKSTPLSSSRSLVTDLSSPCLRPNNNNNSHSNRKAKVYASLAEKGEYYSNRPPTPLLDTINYPIHMKNLSVKELKQLSDELRSDVIFNVSKTGGHLGSSLGVVELTVALHYIFNTPQDKILWDVGHQSYPHKILTGRRGKMPTMRQTNGLSGFTKRGESEHDCFGTGHSSTTISAGLGMAVGRDLKGNNNNVVAVIGDGAMTAGQAYEAMNNAGYLDSDMIVILNDNKQVSLPTATLDGPSPPVGALSSALSRLQSNPALRELREVAKGVTKQIGGPMHQLAAKVDEYARGMISGTGSSLFEELGLYYIGPVDGHNIDDMVAILKEVKSARTTGPVLIHVVTEKGRGYPYAERADDKYHGVVKFDPATGKQFKTTNKTQSYTTYFAEALVAEAEVDKNVVAIHAAMGGGTGLNLFQRRFPTRCFDVGIAEQHAVTFAAGLACEGLKPFCAIYSSFMQRAYDQVVHDVDLQKLPVRFAMDRAGLVGADGPTHCGAFDVTFMACLPNMIVMAPSDEADLFNMVATAAAIDDRPSCFRYPRGNGIGVALPPGNKGVPIEIGRGRILKEGERVALLGYGSAVQSCLGAAIMLEERGLNVTVADARFCKPLDRALIRSLAKSHEVLITVEEGSIGGFGSHVVQFLALDGLLDGKLKWRPMVLPDRYIDHGAPADQLAEAGLMPSHIAATALNLIGAPREALF; via the exons ATGGCTTCATCTGCATTTGCTTTTCCTTCTTACATAATAACCAAAGGAGCTTCAACTGATTCTTGCAAATCAactcctttgtcttcttctcgaTCTTTGGTTACAGATCTTTCTTCGCCATGTCTGAgacccaacaacaacaacaattccCAT TCAAACAGAAAGGCAAAAGTGTATGCTTCACTTGCAGAGAAGGGTGAGTATTATTCAAACAGACCACCAACTCCGTTACTTGACACAATCAACTACCCAATCCACATGAAAAATCTTTCTGTCAAG GAACTGAAACAactgtctgatgagctgagatCAGATGTGATCTTCAATGTGTCTAAAACCGGTGGACATTTGGGGTCAAGTCTTGGTGTTGTGGAGCTTACCGTGGCTCTTCATTACATTTTCAACACTCCACAGGACAAGATTCTTTGGGATGTTGGTCATCAGTCTTATCCTCACAAGATTCTTACAGGGAGAAGAGGAAAGATGCCGACAATGAGGCAAACCAATGGTCTCTCCGGTTTCACCAAACGAGGAGAGAGTGAACATGATTGCTTTGGTACAGGACACAGTTCAACCACTATTTCTGCTGGCTTAG GAATGGCGGTAGGAAGGGATTTGAAGGGTAATAACAACAACGTGGTTGCTGTGATTGGTGATGGTGCGATGACGGCAGGGCAGGCTTATGAAGCCATGAACAATGCAGGATATCTAGACTCTGATATGATTGTGATTCTCAATGACAACAAGCAAGTCTCATTACCTACTGCTACTTTGGATGGACCAAGTCCACCTGTTGGAGCTTTGAGTAGTGCTCTTAGTCGCTTACAGTCTAACCCGGCTCTCAGGGAGTTGAGAGAAGTCGCAAAG GGTGTGACAAAGCAAATAGGCGGGCCGATGCACCAATTGGCTGCTAAGGTAGATGAGTATGCTCGAGGAATGATAAGCGGGACTGGATCATCACTGTTTGAAGAACTAGGTCTTTACTATATTGGTCCAGTTGATGGGCACAACATAGACGATATGGTGGCTATTCTCAAAGAAGTTAAGAGTGCAAGAACTACAGGACCAGTACTTATTCATGTCGTGACAGAGAAAGGTCGTGGTTATCCTTACGCAGAGAGAGCTGATGACAAATACCATG gtGTTGTCAAATTTGATCCAGCGACGGGTAAACAGTTCAAAACTACTAATAAGACACAGTCTTACACAACTTACTTTGCGGAGGCATTAGTAGCGGAAGCAGAGGTAGACAAAAATGTTGTTGCGATTCATGCAGCCATGGGAGGTGGGACTGGTTTAAATCTCTTCCAACGTCGCTTCCCAACAAGATGTTTTGATGTTGGGATAGCAGAACAACATGCAGTTACTTTTGCTGCGGGTTTAGCTTGTGAAGGTCTTAAGCCCTTCTGTGCTATATATTCGTCTTTCATGCAGCGTGCTTATGACCAG GTTGTACATGATGTCGATTTGCAAAAGTTACCGGTGAGATTTGCGATGGATAGAGCTGGGCTAGTTGGAGCTGATGGTCCGACACATTGTGGAGCTTTTGATGTGACGTTTATGGCTTGCCTTCCTAACATGATAGTTATGGCTCCATCAGATGAAGCTGATCTTTTTAACATGGTTGCAACTGCTGCTGCGATTGATGATCGTCCTTCTTGTTTCCGTTACCCTAGAGGTAACGGTATTGGCGTTGCGTTACCTCCAGGAAACAAAGGTGTTCCCATTGAG ATTGGGAGAGGTAGAATTTTAAAGGAAGGAGAGAGGGTTGCGCTGTTAGGTTATGGCTCAGCAGTTCAGAGCTGTTTAGGAGCAGCCATAATGCTCGAAGAACGTGGATTAAACGTAACTGTAGCAGATGCAAGGTTTTGCAAACCATTGGACCGTGCTCTCATTCGCAGCTTAGCTAAATCGCACGAGGTGCTGATTACAGTTGAAGAAGGTTCGATTGGAGGGTTTGGATCGCATGTTGTTCAGTTCCTTGCTCTCGATGGTCTTCTTGATGGGAAACTCAAG TGGAGGCCAATGGTACTGCCGGATCGGTACATCGACCACGGTGCACCAGCTGATCAACTAGCCGAAGCTGGACTCATGCCATCTCACATCGCAGCAACCGCACTTAACTTAATCGGTGCACCAAGGGAAGCTCTGTTCTGA
- the LOC104718844 gene encoding probable helicase MAGATAMA 3, whose translation MAIDNIKIQEEEASAVTRFYNIILGWDYKQLTKENERNNRKDSKEKLSVVKNTYKDVDDYFETFEPLLFEEVKAQILQNKDGEEETVCKMRLVMECSEGEGFHFLLVTYEHEEDEYLAQNDLLLLSKEEVKGNSFPSSYGFAVVENRQSNLLRLRMYLAEDIVKITRNTKSSRTKSFIQSLSNMRSLITSSASAIDKRVFSLKLCGLSTIIREYIALRSVSSLPFTDLIFTAKEKSCGSGDEAWKISGPLHDYFNENLNKSQKEAIDVGLSRKSFVLIQGPPGTGKTQTILSILGAIMHATPARVQSKGAMQEVKRVIQMTMEEKYNHWGRASPWILGVNPRDAIMPEDGDDGFFPTSGNELKPEVVNASRKYRLRVLVCAPSNSALDEIVLRLLTTGLRDENAQTYTPKIVRIGLKAHHSVASVSLDHLVTQKRGSAIDKPKQGTTGTDIDSIRTAILEEAAIVFATLSFSGSALLTKSNRGFDVVIIDEAAQAVEPATLIPLATRCKQVFLVGDPKQLPATVISSVAQDSGYGTSMFERLQKAGYPVKMLKTQYRMHPEIRSFPSKQFYEEALEDGSNIEAQTTRDWHKYRCFGPFCFFDIHEGKESQHPGATGSRVNLDEVEFVLLIYHRLVTMYPELKSSSQLAIISPYNYQVKTFKDRFKEMFGAEAEKVVDINTVDGFQGREKDVAIFSCVRANDKGQIGFLSNSRRMNVGITRAKSSVLVVGSAATLKSDPLWKNLIESAESRHRLFKVSKPLNYFFSEENLETMKVAEDMEIPDAPLYEDEALXVAPYGGDDDFGDGDQDDAPMAEED comes from the exons ATGGCGATCGATAATATTAagatacaagaagaagaagcctcaGCTGTTACTCGTTTCTATAACATTATATTAGGTTGGGATTACAAACAGCTTACAAAAGAGAATGAG AGGAATAATAGAAAGGATTCTAAAGAGAAGTTGAGTGTTGTAAAGAATACTTATAAAGATGTTGATGACTACTTTGAGACTTTTGAACCACTGCTCTTCGAAGAAGTTAAAGCTCAAATTTTGCAGAATAAAGACGGTGAAGAAG aaACGGTGTGTAAAATGAGATTGGTAATGGAATGCAGCGAGGGCGAAGGGTTTCACTTTCTGCTTGTCACGTACGAACATGAAGAGGATGAATATCTTGCTCAAAACgatcttttgttgttgtcaaaagaAGAG GTTAAAGGGAATTCATTTCCTTCATCTTATGGGTTTGCTGTAGTGGAAAATCGTCAAAGcaatcttcttcgtcttcggaTGTATTTAGCTGAAGATATAGTCAAGATAACCAGAAATACTAAATCCTCTAGAACAAAGTCATTTATccaatctctctcaaatatGCGTTCTCTTATAACATCTTCTGCCAGCGCTATAGACAAAAGGGTATTCAGTTTAAAG ttaTGTGGTTTATCGACCATTATTCGGGAATATATAGCACTACGATCTGTCAGTTCGCTCCCTTTCACGGATTTAATCTTTactgcaaaagaaaaatcttgtggttctggagatgaAGCGTGGAAAATATCTGGACCTCTGCATGATTATTTTAAcgaaaatcttaacaaatcccAAAAGGAGGCAATTGAT GTTGGTCTATCAAGGAAATCCTTCGTGTTAATACAG GGTCCTCCAGGTACGGGGAAAACACAGACAATTCTTAGCATTCTTGGAGCTATTATGCATGCCACTCCAGCAAGAGTCCAGTCTAA GGGTGCAATGCAAGAAGTGAAACGTGTTATTCAGATGACCATGGAGGAGAA ATACAATCACTGGGGACGCGCTTCTCCTTGGATTTTGGGTGTCAACCCTCGAGATGCTATTATGCCtgaagatggtgatgatggtttTTTTCCAACCTCAGGAAATGAATTG AAACCTGAGGTGGTTAATGCCAGTCGGAAGTACAGATTACGTGTACTTGTCTGTGCTCCATCAAACTCGGCACTTGATGAGATTGTGTTGCGGCTTCTGACTACAG GTCTTCGTGACGAAAACGCCCAGACATACACACCCAAAATAGTTCGAATTGGTCTCAAGGCACATCACTCCGTTGCGTCAGTATCCCTGGATCACCTT GTGACACAAAAGCGTGGCTCTGCCATCGATAAACCAAAACAAGGAACCACAGGAACTGATATAGATAGTATCCGAACTGCAATTTTGGAAGAGGCTGCAATT GTTTTCGCTACCCTTAGCTTCAGTGGCTCTGCACTTCTTACTAAATCTAACCGTGGCTTCGATGTCGTTATTATAGATGAAGCTGCACAAGCT GTTGAGCCAGCAACTCTAATTCCTTTGGCCACTAGGTGCAAACAAGTGTTTCTG GTAGGGGATCCAAAACAACTCCCAGCTACTGTAATCTCATCTGTTGCTCAGGATTCTGG GTATGGTACAAGCATGTTCGAAAGACTTCAAAAGGCTGGCTATCCAGTGAAAATGTTGAAGACCCAATACCGGATGCATCCAGAG ATAAGAAGCTTTCCTTCAAAGCAATTTTATGAGGAGGCACTGGAAGATGGATCTAACATTGAAGCTCAGACTACCCGGGATTGGCATAAATACCGTTGCTTTGGTCCATTTTGCTTTTTCGATATACATGAAGGGAAAGAGTCTCAACATCCAGGAGCAACTGGTTCTCGGGTAAATCTAGATGAGGTGGAATTTGTTCTTCTCATCTACCACAGACTTGTGACCATGTACCCAGAGCTGAAGTCAAGTTCTCAGCTAGCTATTATATCGCCGTATAACTACCAAGTAAAAACTTTCAAAGATCGGTTTAAGGAGATGTTTGGTGCGGAAGCAGAAAAAGTGGTTGATATCAACACTGTTGATGGGTTCCAG GGAAGGGAGAAGGATGTTGCTATATTCTCATGCGTCAGAGCTAACGATAAAGGACAGATCGGTTTTCTCTCTAATTCACGGCGGATGAATGTTGGGATTACACGAGCTAAGTCTTCAGTTTTG GTCGTTGGTTCAGCTGCAACGTTGAAGAGTGATCCGCTCTGGAAAAACCTTATCGAAAGTGCTGAGTCAAGACACCGATTATTCAAG GTATCAAAGCCATTGAACTATTTCTTCAGCGAGGAGAATCTGGAGACAATGAAAGTGGCAGAGGACATGGAGATTCCTGATGCACCGTTGTATGAAGACGAAGCTCTTNCGGTGGCACCATATGGTGGAGATGATGACTTTGGAGATGGTGATCAAGACGATGCACCCATGGCCGAAGAAGACTAA
- the LOC104718845 gene encoding uncharacterized protein LOC104718845 isoform X1 gives MRNQKIMVAGAFDLERVLKTIKKKTGQNAEILVMTKKSEAVQTDDDESDKVQTDDEHELALEKNKPSSLVPKQQENLENEKNDDKPETSSVMEVEFKIPFLNDKYEVYIEKVISKFEGVETCVVDVENQKVVVTGSFDQEKMFKKLKKKMDKKKDEESKIAAE, from the exons ATGCGTAACCAAAAGATTATGGTTGCTGGTGCTTTTGATTTGGAGAGGGTGTTGAAGACTATCAAGAAAAAAACTGGTCAAAATGCAGAAATTTTGGTGATGACTAAGAAATCCGAGGCAGTTCAGACGGACGATGATGAATCTGATAAAGTCCAGACAGATGATGAACATGAACTAGCTCTAGAGAAGAATAAACCATCTTCTTTAGttccaaaacaacaagaaaatcttgaaAACGAGAAAAATGATGATAAACCTGAGACAAG TAGTGTAATGGAAGTCGAGTTCAAGATACCATTCCTAAATGACAAATATGAGGTATACATCGAAAAGGTTATTTCCAAATTCGAAG GGGTTGAAACATGTGTGGTCGATGTTGAAAATCAAAAGGTTGTGGTTACTGGTAGTTTTGATCAGgagaaaatgttcaaaaaactcaagaaaaagATGGATAAAAAGAAGGATGAAGAATCCAAAATCGCAGCagagtaa
- the LOC104718842 gene encoding 40S ribosomal protein S16-3-like — protein MATQPAVESVQCFGRKKTAVAVTHCKRGSGLIKLNGCPIELFQPEILRFKVFEPVLLLGKHRFAGVDMRIRVNGGGHTSQVYAIRQSIAKALVAFYQKYVDEQSKKEIKDILVRYDRTLLVADPRRCEPKKFGGRGARARFQKSYR, from the coding sequence ATGGCGACTCAACCAGCTGTTGAATCTGTGCAATGCTTCGGAAGGAAGAAGACCGCAGTGGCAGTCACCCACTGCAAACGTGGATCTGGTTTGATCAAGCTCAATGGCTGCCCTATCGAGCTGTTCCAGCCTGAGATCCTCAGATTCAAGGTGTTCGAGCCTGTGCTTCTACTCGGAAAGCACCGTTTCGCTGGTGTTGACATGAGGATCCGTGTCAACGGTGGTGGTCACACTTCTCAGGTGTACGCTATACGTCAGAGCATAGCCAAGGCTCTGGTTGCGTTTTACCAGAAGTATGTGGATGAGCAGTCGAAGAAGGAGATTAAGGATATCTTGGTGAGGTATGATAGGACTCTTCTTGTGGCTGATCCGAGGAGGTGTGAGCCTAAGAAGTTTGGTGGTCGTGGTGCTCGTGCTCGTTTCCAGAAGAGTTACCGTTAA
- the LOC104720347 gene encoding splicing factor 3A subunit 1-like: protein MSTSTQNESQSEQNNQGSRSIEIIEPPADTIIRTFNENTARAVSKNGSELERKLIDPNPNDARLNFLRNSSDPCHAYYKHKLAEHVTRIQNGATEGPDIKIFHAPPYVTATTIFDTTARLVSKFGSEFESMVRDSNTDDARFNFLNSSSEEDPCHALYQQKLAEYSSDPRYSYYSHKLTEYLVQIPKGSY, encoded by the coding sequence ATGTCCACCTCAACACAGAATGAATCGCAATCGGAACAAAACAATCAAGGTTCGAGGAGTATCGAAATCATCGAGCCACCTGCAGATACCATAATTAGAACTTTCAATGAAAACACAGCACGTGCGGTTTCCAAGAATGGGTCTGAGTTGGAGAGGAAGCTCATTGACCCTAACCCGAATGATGCAAGATTGAACTTTTTGAGAAACTCGTCAGATCCTTGTCACGCATATTACAAGCACAAGCTTGCTGAACACGTTACTCGGATTCAAAACGGAGCTACTGAAGGACCAGATATCAAAATCTTTCACGCACCTCCATATGTCACAGCTACAACTATCTTCGATACAACGGCACGTTTGGTTTCCAAATTCGGGTCAGAGTTTGAGTCGATGGTTAGGGACTCTAATACGGATGATGCAAGATTCAACTTCTTGAATAGCTCTTCTGAAGAAGATCCTTGTCACGCACTGTACCAGCAAAAGCTTGCTGAATACTCATCAGATCCTCGTTACTCGTATTACTCGCACAAGCTTACTGAGTACCTTGTTCAGATTCCAAAAGGGAGCTACTGA
- the LOC104718846 gene encoding uncharacterized protein LOC104718846 yields the protein MGLSCLPLSPANGPIPNRDVAFKIPDNCDECKKIMTETIPKFKGVASCVTDTKNQKIVVTGSFNEEKLLKKLKKVTCEDVEIVVKSEKKGDERTELEKFLMMFSDGNPNAKCTIS from the exons atgGGTTTGTCTTGCTTACCGCTTTCACCCGCAAATGGTCCTATTCCTAACAG GGATGTCGCATTCAAGATACCGGATAACTGTGACGAATGTAAGAAAATTATGACTGAAACCATACCCAAATTCAAAG GAGTTGCATCATGTGTGACGGATACTAAGAACCAAAAGATTGTGGTCACTGGGAGTTTTAACGAGGAGAAGTTGTTGAAAAAACTCAAGAAAGTAACATGTGAAGACGTGGAGATTGTGGTCAAAAGTGAGAAGAAGGGTGATGAGCGTACTGAATTGGAGAAGTTTCTGATGATGTTCAGTGATGGAAATCCCAACGCCAAATGTACTATTTCGTAA